Proteins found in one Erythrobacter sp. 3-20A1M genomic segment:
- a CDS encoding flavin reductase family protein, translated as MRDDRDLAGRLRSALRRLPGPVSLITTCDPQGDHPAGMVASAVIPASMEPPSMLVAINRMSTTHGAVSRAGRFCINLLGTSQTGFVGLFSDSTLREERFRSDEWGFAEGVPYLTSACSNLFCRVDETLVFGTHEMFVGTVERVIGGDTQEPAEPLGWLEGDFAKLGRLD; from the coding sequence ATGAGGGACGATCGGGACCTCGCCGGGCGCCTGCGCTCGGCATTGCGCCGCCTGCCCGGTCCCGTGTCGCTCATCACGACCTGCGATCCGCAGGGCGATCACCCGGCGGGAATGGTGGCGTCGGCGGTCATCCCGGCCAGCATGGAACCGCCATCGATGCTGGTGGCGATCAATCGGATGAGCACAACCCACGGCGCCGTGTCGCGCGCCGGGCGGTTCTGCATCAACCTGCTCGGCACTTCGCAGACCGGCTTCGTCGGCCTGTTTTCGGACAGCACGCTGCGCGAGGAGCGTTTCCGCTCCGACGAATGGGGATTCGCCGAGGGGGTGCCATATCTGACGTCCGCGTGCTCGAACCTTTTCTGCCGCGTTGACGAAACGCTGGTGTTCGGCACCCATGAAATGTTCGTCGGTACGGTCGAGCGCGTGATCGGTGGGGATACGCAAGAGCCCGCCGAGCCGCTGGGCTGGCTCGAGGGAGATTTCGCGAAGCTCGGCCGCCTTGATTAA
- the bchI gene encoding magnesium chelatase ATPase subunit I, which translates to MPFPFSAIVGQDRLKHALLCAAVDPSLGGVLVMGDRGAGKSTAIRGLAALLPELEANADCRFGCAPAPVSAWCEECRERKPTKTVARQVPMVDLPLGAGEERVTGALDLERALRHGEKAFEPGLLARAHRGFLYIDEVNLLEDHLVDLLLDVAASGENVVERDGLSVRHPARFVLVGSGNPEEGELRPQFLDRFGISVAITTPTDLADRIEIVKRRDAYDRDPDGFAKAWRRKDLAVRRRIVNAREALADITIPDEVLEAAARLCLALGTDGLRGELVLMRTARASAALAGKGEVTVSDLKDIAPLALSHRMRRDPLESGDPKARIERAMAETLA; encoded by the coding sequence TTGCCATTTCCCTTCTCCGCCATCGTTGGTCAGGATCGCCTGAAGCACGCGCTGCTGTGCGCGGCCGTCGATCCGAGCTTGGGCGGGGTACTGGTGATGGGCGACCGGGGCGCAGGCAAATCGACTGCCATTCGCGGGCTGGCGGCGCTTCTCCCTGAGCTCGAGGCAAACGCGGACTGCCGGTTCGGCTGCGCCCCGGCGCCGGTTTCCGCATGGTGCGAGGAATGCCGCGAGCGCAAGCCGACGAAGACGGTCGCGCGGCAGGTGCCGATGGTCGATCTTCCGCTCGGCGCAGGGGAGGAACGGGTCACCGGCGCGCTCGATCTGGAACGTGCGCTGAGGCATGGCGAGAAGGCGTTCGAACCGGGTCTGCTCGCCCGTGCGCATCGCGGGTTCCTCTATATCGACGAGGTCAATCTGCTGGAGGATCATCTCGTCGACCTGCTGCTCGACGTCGCCGCTTCGGGTGAGAACGTGGTCGAGCGCGACGGGCTATCGGTGCGGCATCCGGCGCGCTTCGTGCTGGTCGGTAGCGGCAACCCGGAGGAGGGCGAGCTGCGCCCGCAGTTCCTGGACCGCTTCGGTATTTCGGTCGCGATTACTACCCCGACCGACCTTGCCGACCGGATCGAGATCGTGAAACGCCGCGACGCCTACGACCGCGATCCCGACGGGTTCGCCAAGGCATGGCGGCGCAAGGACCTGGCGGTGCGACGCCGGATCGTGAACGCCCGCGAGGCGCTGGCCGATATCACGATCCCGGACGAGGTGCTGGAAGCGGCGGCGAGGCTGTGCCTTGCGCTCGGTACAGACGGCTTGCGCGGGGAACTGGTGCTGATGCGCACCGCGCGCGCCTCCGCCGCGCTGGCAGGCAAGGGGGAGGTCACGGTAAGTGATCTGAAGGACATCGCTCCCCTGGCGCTCTCGCACCGGATGCGGCGCGATCCGCTAGAGAGCGGCGACCCGAAGGCGCGGATCGAGCGCGCCATGGCCGAAACACTCGCGTGA
- a CDS encoding VWA domain-containing protein, with product MTGHGPAGERAWRDAMMAARLMGAGLGAVVVRARPGFARDAFLERVTGTIGREILRLSPESDVAALAGETDLFTSLATGRTVRHRTLAERARSKLLLVTGGERLRPDLTALLAATLEQADEDARTVLIDEGGEGDDAALPPSLAARAPVLLDLHRVALADISAGEPTPAPGEVSESDLETLAEACERLAIRDPRALLHAWNVARAAAALWGRAEAFGFVARTVLAPRATALPETEGEPPEPEPQEQTNDGGGSRETDDNDDMAPPDAREIVVEAQAAALASGIASAHRGGLRGAGAGSSTAKRGMAAARGRLGRSRKGLPRDGRRLDLLGTLIAAAPRQARGGGERLQIRRDDIRYRERQPQQRSATVFAIDASGSAALARLAEVKGAVEQLLAESYVRRDEAALVAFRGEQAETVLPRTRSLARAQRLLAGLAGGGGTPLAAGMREGLREALAARVAGRAVLLVVVTDGGGNIDLEGRPDRARAQEDALAVAESVARSGIPALVVDCGARSRPVVRELAAAMKARYYALPRLDREALSGVASAAQARARAA from the coding sequence GTGACCGGTCACGGCCCTGCCGGCGAGAGGGCGTGGCGCGACGCGATGATGGCTGCGCGGCTGATGGGCGCGGGGCTGGGCGCGGTGGTTGTGAGGGCGCGGCCGGGCTTTGCGCGCGACGCTTTTCTCGAGCGGGTGACCGGCACCATCGGGCGCGAAATCCTCCGCCTGTCGCCAGAAAGCGATGTGGCCGCGCTGGCAGGCGAGACGGACCTGTTCACCAGTCTGGCCACCGGCCGTACGGTGCGCCATCGCACCCTTGCCGAGCGGGCGCGGAGCAAGCTCCTGCTGGTAACCGGGGGCGAGCGCCTGCGGCCCGACCTCACGGCGCTGCTCGCCGCTACGCTGGAACAGGCGGACGAAGACGCGCGGACTGTGCTGATCGACGAGGGCGGGGAGGGTGACGACGCGGCATTGCCGCCATCCCTGGCCGCCCGCGCGCCGGTGTTGCTCGATCTCCATCGCGTGGCGCTGGCGGACATTTCCGCCGGAGAACCCACACCTGCGCCGGGCGAAGTGAGCGAGTCCGACCTGGAGACGCTAGCTGAGGCGTGCGAGCGGCTGGCGATCCGCGATCCGCGCGCTCTGCTCCACGCATGGAACGTCGCACGCGCGGCGGCGGCGCTGTGGGGCCGGGCGGAAGCGTTCGGGTTCGTTGCCCGCACCGTCCTCGCACCGCGCGCCACGGCTTTGCCCGAGACCGAAGGCGAACCGCCGGAGCCGGAACCGCAAGAGCAAACCAACGACGGGGGCGGGTCCCGCGAGACCGACGATAACGACGACATGGCACCGCCCGACGCGCGCGAGATCGTGGTCGAGGCGCAGGCCGCGGCACTGGCATCCGGCATCGCTTCCGCGCATCGCGGCGGATTGCGCGGAGCCGGGGCGGGCAGCAGCACGGCGAAGAGGGGCATGGCGGCCGCGCGCGGGCGCCTGGGGCGCAGCCGCAAGGGATTGCCGCGCGACGGGCGCCGGCTCGACCTGCTCGGCACGCTGATCGCCGCTGCGCCGCGTCAGGCACGAGGCGGGGGCGAGAGGCTGCAAATCCGGCGCGACGACATCCGCTATCGCGAGCGCCAGCCGCAACAGCGCAGCGCGACGGTGTTCGCCATCGACGCCTCGGGCTCGGCGGCGCTGGCCCGGCTGGCCGAGGTCAAGGGTGCGGTCGAGCAATTGCTCGCCGAGAGCTACGTCCGCCGGGACGAGGCCGCGCTGGTCGCCTTTCGCGGGGAGCAGGCGGAGACAGTCCTGCCGCGCACCCGCTCGCTGGCCCGCGCGCAGCGCCTGCTGGCGGGGCTGGCGGGCGGAGGGGGCACGCCGCTCGCCGCGGGAATGCGCGAGGGATTACGCGAAGCGCTGGCCGCGCGCGTGGCGGGCCGGGCGGTGCTGCTGGTCGTCGTTACCGACGGCGGCGGCAATATTGATCTGGAGGGTCGGCCAGACCGTGCCCGGGCGCAGGAAGACGCCTTGGCGGTGGCGGAGAGCGTCGCACGGTCCGGCATTCCGGCACTGGTGGTCGATTGCGGCGCGCGCAGCCGCCCGGTCGTTCGCGAGCTCGCGGCGGCGATGAAGGCCCGGTACTACGCGCTGCCCCGGCTCGACCGCGAAGCGCTCTCGGGTGTTGCCAGCGCGGCGCAAGCCCGGGCCCGCGCCGCATGA
- the bchO gene encoding alpha/beta fold hydrolase BchO: protein MSRPDWQREGRSWPNREASTFVRAGSHRWHVQRGGSGPRMLLLHGTGAATHSWGPIWPLLAERFTLLAPDLPGHGFTSPRASGILSLPYVSRAVADLLREEDFAPHYVLGHSAGAAIALRMALDGLIAPERIVALAGAILPIGGAARHLFPAAAKLLFLNPLVPSLMAWRARSTGAVDRMLAQTGSRIDARQRDLYASLFRHSSHVDAALALMANWDLEALARDLPQLETPLTLLVPEGDGFVPPAQQREVAKVVEGAEVRALPGLGHLAHEEDAEAVARAIEGVVADAIGE from the coding sequence ATGAGCCGCCCCGACTGGCAGCGCGAGGGCCGCTCATGGCCGAACCGCGAGGCGAGTACGTTCGTCCGCGCGGGTAGCCATCGCTGGCATGTCCAGCGCGGCGGCAGCGGTCCGAGAATGCTGCTGCTCCACGGCACCGGCGCGGCGACGCATAGCTGGGGGCCGATCTGGCCGCTGTTGGCGGAACGTTTCACCCTGCTTGCGCCCGATCTGCCCGGCCACGGTTTCACCAGCCCGCGCGCCAGCGGTATCCTGTCGCTGCCCTATGTCTCGCGCGCCGTGGCGGACCTATTGCGCGAAGAGGACTTCGCCCCGCACTATGTCCTCGGCCATTCGGCGGGTGCGGCAATCGCGCTGCGCATGGCGCTGGACGGATTGATTGCGCCGGAGCGGATCGTGGCGCTGGCGGGGGCGATCCTGCCGATAGGCGGCGCGGCGCGGCACCTGTTTCCGGCCGCGGCGAAGCTGCTTTTCCTCAACCCGCTGGTGCCATCACTGATGGCATGGCGCGCGCGCAGCACCGGCGCGGTGGACCGGATGTTGGCGCAGACGGGCTCGCGGATCGACGCCCGCCAGCGCGACCTTTACGCCTCGCTGTTCCGGCATTCGAGCCATGTCGATGCCGCCTTGGCGCTGATGGCGAACTGGGATTTGGAGGCACTGGCGCGCGACCTGCCGCAGCTGGAGACACCGCTCACCCTGCTGGTCCCGGAAGGCGACGGCTTCGTCCCGCCCGCCCAGCAGCGCGAGGTGGCGAAGGTGGTCGAAGGCGCCGAAGTACGGGCGCTGCCCGGTCTGGGGCATCTGGCCCACGAAGAAGATGCCGAAGCGGTCGCGCGGGCAATCGAGGGAGTGGTGGCTGACGCGATCGGGGAATGA
- a CDS encoding CoA ester lyase translates to MTRSAPALAARSWLFAPGDSEKKMNKARDGEADIVLLDLEDAVAEGAKADARALVADFLADNAAQAERLWVRVNPLDGPHTLDDLVAIMPGRPGGIMLPKVNGRADVERFDAYLTAFEAANGIERGNTPVVVLITETAEAMFHTGDYQGAPRLVGLTWGAEDLADSVGAASNTEPDGSYSFTFELARSMTLLGAAAAGLPAIETIHGDFRDTEGLRARAEKVRRGGFSGMLAIHPAQVPVINAAFSPSEEEIAKAREIVELFAANPDAGTIGWKGGMLDRPHLSRAQRLLQRAERD, encoded by the coding sequence ATGACCCGCTCCGCCCCCGCGCTCGCCGCTCGTTCCTGGCTCTTCGCCCCCGGCGACAGCGAGAAGAAGATGAACAAGGCGCGCGACGGGGAGGCGGATATCGTGCTGCTCGATCTCGAAGATGCGGTGGCGGAAGGCGCGAAGGCCGATGCCCGCGCGCTGGTGGCCGATTTCCTCGCCGACAACGCGGCGCAGGCGGAGCGGCTGTGGGTGCGCGTCAATCCGCTGGACGGGCCGCATACGCTGGACGATCTGGTCGCGATCATGCCCGGCCGCCCGGGCGGCATCATGCTGCCCAAGGTCAACGGGCGCGCCGACGTGGAGCGGTTCGACGCATACCTCACCGCGTTCGAGGCGGCGAACGGGATCGAGCGGGGCAACACGCCCGTGGTGGTGCTGATCACGGAAACCGCCGAGGCGATGTTCCATACCGGCGATTACCAGGGCGCGCCGCGCCTCGTTGGTCTGACCTGGGGCGCGGAAGACCTCGCCGACAGCGTGGGCGCAGCGAGCAATACGGAACCCGACGGGTCCTATTCCTTCACCTTCGAACTGGCACGGAGCATGACGCTGCTGGGTGCGGCGGCGGCGGGTCTGCCCGCGATCGAGACGATCCACGGCGATTTTCGCGATACCGAAGGGCTGAGGGCGCGGGCCGAGAAGGTCCGCCGGGGCGGCTTCTCCGGAATGCTGGCGATCCACCCGGCGCAGGTCCCGGTGATCAACGCGGCGTTCTCGCCGAGCGAGGAGGAAATCGCCAAGGCGCGCGAGATCGTGGAGCTGTTCGCCGCCAACCCCGACGCCGGGACGATCGGCTGGAAGGGCGGGATGCTCGACCGCCCGCATCTGTCGCGCGCGCAGCGGCTGTTGCAACGCGCCGAGCGGGACTAG
- a CDS encoding MATE family efflux transporter: MSETAKLTRGSIPGHLVGQTAPMVIGVAALMSVGLIDAYFVGRLGGAELAAISFIFPITVALSSLGVGVMVGINSVVARALGEGDSRKAARLGNFGIALALGIGVALGLSLFAILDPLFRLMNADATTLPLIRAYMRPYALGLPLLLLMMGFNGVLRGQGEARKTSYLSLTYAVVNWVLDPILISGALGFDGFGIAGATYATLIGWAIAIVVAAWLVHRTPLKLDPTLLKNCDIGATLGAIARVAAPAAFSNAINPIGLSVLTALVAVEGQAAVAGFGAAGRLQSFAVVPLLGLSGSIGAIVGQNWGANQPDRARKAAIGAGAFCVGYGLAIAVLLWSSARWFAGIFTEEPAVIAQFARYLTIAAWGYAGYGLLIVGNGVLNAVDRAGLALAQSFARVFLVMMPFAWLLRGSWGSDAIYAGELAANVVGGAVATGIVWWVLRGRPDRRYRDDGAEEAPAAA, encoded by the coding sequence ATGAGCGAGACGGCCAAGCTGACCCGCGGGAGCATTCCCGGCCATCTCGTCGGGCAGACCGCGCCCATGGTGATCGGGGTCGCGGCACTCATGTCGGTCGGGCTGATCGACGCCTATTTCGTCGGCCGGCTCGGCGGGGCGGAGCTGGCGGCGATCTCTTTCATCTTTCCGATCACGGTCGCGCTCTCCAGCCTGGGCGTGGGGGTGATGGTCGGGATCAATTCGGTCGTCGCGCGCGCGCTGGGCGAAGGCGACAGTCGGAAGGCGGCGCGGCTGGGCAATTTCGGCATCGCGCTGGCGCTGGGCATCGGGGTGGCGCTGGGCCTGAGCCTGTTCGCAATCCTCGACCCGCTGTTCCGGCTCATGAATGCGGACGCCACCACGCTGCCGCTGATCCGCGCCTATATGCGACCCTACGCGCTGGGCCTGCCGCTGCTGTTGCTGATGATGGGCTTCAACGGCGTGCTGCGCGGCCAGGGGGAAGCGCGCAAGACCAGCTATCTCTCGCTTACCTACGCCGTCGTGAACTGGGTGCTCGATCCGATCCTGATTTCGGGCGCGCTGGGGTTCGACGGCTTCGGCATCGCGGGCGCTACCTACGCGACGCTGATCGGCTGGGCCATCGCCATCGTCGTCGCGGCGTGGCTGGTGCATCGCACCCCGCTGAAGCTCGACCCCACCCTGTTGAAGAATTGCGACATCGGCGCGACGCTGGGTGCGATCGCGCGGGTGGCCGCGCCCGCCGCCTTCTCCAACGCGATCAATCCCATCGGCCTGTCGGTGCTGACCGCGCTGGTCGCGGTGGAGGGACAGGCCGCAGTCGCGGGGTTCGGCGCGGCGGGCCGGTTGCAGAGCTTCGCCGTTGTGCCGCTGCTCGGCCTCTCTGGCTCGATCGGCGCGATCGTCGGGCAGAACTGGGGCGCCAACCAGCCCGACCGCGCCCGCAAGGCGGCGATCGGGGCGGGCGCGTTCTGTGTCGGCTACGGCCTCGCCATCGCGGTGCTGCTCTGGTCCTCCGCCCGCTGGTTCGCCGGGATTTTCACCGAAGAGCCCGCAGTGATCGCGCAATTCGCGCGCTATCTCACCATCGCGGCATGGGGCTATGCCGGATACGGCTTGCTGATCGTGGGCAATGGCGTGCTGAACGCGGTCGACCGCGCGGGGCTCGCGCTGGCGCAGAGCTTCGCGCGGGTGTTCCTGGTGATGATGCCGTTCGCCTGGTTGCTACGCGGGAGCTGGGGCTCCGACGCTATCTATGCGGGCGAGCTGGCCGCGAACGTCGTTGGCGGAGCGGTCGCCACCGGCATCGTGTGGTGGGTGCTGCGCGGCCGCCCCGACCGCCGCTATCGCGACGATGGCGCGGAAGAGGCCCCGGCCGCCGCCTGA
- a CDS encoding DNA gyrase inhibitor YacG, protein MSSPKPCPICRKPRSDEHAPFCSPRCRDRDLAQWFNDGYTVPGRPAMPEEIAQESLDSDRQD, encoded by the coding sequence ATGAGTTCGCCCAAGCCCTGCCCCATCTGCCGCAAGCCGCGCTCCGACGAGCACGCGCCGTTCTGCTCGCCCCGGTGTCGCGACCGCGACCTCGCGCAGTGGTTCAACGATGGGTACACCGTGCCGGGCCGCCCGGCGATGCCCGAGGAAATCGCGCAGGAAAGTCTCGACAGCGACCGGCAGGACTGA
- a CDS encoding ribonuclease: MAEWLVEEGIGEHRAIRLENGQIAAAKLDWPGRLAAGQVIEVKLVQRSAGSARGMAQTDGGQDILLDRLPRDASEGASMRVAITRSAIAERGRLKRAQGRPTEESLRPAPTLAERLRDEGHSVETVRSFPEGDWDALFADAWSGAVDFAGGSLLFADTPAMTLIDIDGDARDLSLAAIPAIASALRRFDMGGVVGIDFPTPEGKPARQAIDRALADALADWPHERTAINGFGFVQLVARLTGPSLLQRIGRARIGAAARILLRRAERLEGAGATLITCHPAIKAKLKPEWLAELARRTGREVRVQTAPALAIEAGHAQLVER; the protein is encoded by the coding sequence TTGGCTGAGTGGTTGGTCGAGGAGGGCATCGGCGAGCATCGCGCGATCCGGCTGGAGAACGGCCAGATCGCCGCCGCCAAGCTCGACTGGCCCGGACGGCTCGCGGCCGGGCAGGTGATCGAGGTGAAACTGGTGCAGCGCAGCGCCGGTTCGGCGCGCGGCATGGCGCAGACCGATGGCGGGCAAGACATTCTGCTCGACCGGTTGCCCCGCGACGCCAGCGAAGGGGCGAGCATGCGGGTGGCGATAACCCGCTCCGCGATTGCCGAGCGCGGGCGATTGAAGCGCGCGCAGGGTCGCCCAACCGAAGAGAGCCTGCGCCCGGCACCGACGCTCGCCGAGCGGCTGCGCGACGAAGGGCATTCGGTCGAAACCGTCCGCTCCTTCCCGGAGGGCGACTGGGACGCGCTGTTCGCCGACGCGTGGAGCGGCGCGGTCGATTTCGCGGGCGGCTCGCTGCTTTTCGCCGATACGCCCGCGATGACTCTGATCGATATCGACGGGGACGCCCGCGATCTCTCATTGGCCGCGATACCCGCCATCGCCAGCGCGCTGCGCCGGTTCGACATGGGCGGCGTGGTAGGCATCGACTTCCCGACGCCGGAGGGCAAACCGGCGCGGCAGGCGATCGACCGCGCGCTGGCCGACGCGCTGGCCGACTGGCCGCACGAGCGCACCGCGATCAACGGCTTTGGCTTCGTCCAGCTGGTCGCGCGGCTGACCGGCCCCTCGCTGCTGCAGCGGATCGGCCGGGCTCGGATCGGTGCGGCCGCGCGCATCCTGCTGCGCCGGGCAGAGCGGCTGGAGGGCGCAGGGGCCACGCTGATCACCTGCCACCCCGCGATAAAGGCCAAGCTGAAGCCCGAATGGCTGGCCGAACTCGCCCGCCGCACGGGCCGCGAGGTGCGGGTGCAGACCGCCCCCGCCCTTGCGATCGAGGCCGGTCATGCCCAGCTTGTCGAGCGATGA
- a CDS encoding nucleoside triphosphate pyrophosphatase — protein MATQPGLVLASASPRRRDLLARLGIAPDAVNPADIDETPQRTELPRPYALRMAREKALACTDGKSFVLAGDTVVAAGRRILPKAEDEATARDCLTLLSGRRHTVYSAIALAAPDGSIRERVSETQVKFKRLSDEELTAYLATGEWHGKAGGYAIQGAAEGLVSWLQGSHSGVVGLPLYETRALLKAAGFALG, from the coding sequence TTGGCGACGCAGCCCGGGCTCGTCCTCGCTTCCGCCAGTCCGCGCCGCCGCGACCTGCTCGCCCGGCTCGGCATTGCGCCGGACGCGGTCAATCCTGCCGATATCGATGAAACGCCGCAGCGCACCGAGCTGCCGCGCCCCTATGCCCTGCGCATGGCGCGGGAGAAGGCGCTCGCCTGCACCGATGGCAAGTCTTTCGTGCTGGCGGGCGACACCGTGGTCGCCGCTGGGCGCCGCATCCTGCCCAAGGCGGAGGACGAGGCGACTGCGCGCGACTGCCTGACGCTGCTGTCGGGCCGCCGCCACACCGTCTATTCCGCCATCGCCCTCGCCGCGCCCGACGGCTCGATCCGCGAGCGGGTGAGCGAGACGCAGGTCAAGTTCAAGCGCCTGAGCGACGAGGAACTAACCGCCTATCTCGCCACCGGCGAGTGGCATGGCAAGGCGGGCGGCTACGCGATCCAGGGCGCGGCCGAGGGCCTCGTCAGCTGGCTGCAGGGGAGCCATTCGGGCGTCGTCGGCCTGCCGTTGTACGAAACGCGCGCTTTGCTGAAGGCAGCAGGGTTCGCCCTTGGCTGA
- the infA gene encoding translation initiation factor IF-1, which produces MAKEELLEMRGKVVELLPNAMFRVELENGHEILGHTAGKMRKNRIRVLTGDEVLVELTPYDLTKGRITYRFMPGRGGPGPQ; this is translated from the coding sequence ATGGCCAAAGAAGAACTCCTCGAAATGCGCGGCAAGGTGGTGGAGCTGCTGCCCAACGCGATGTTCCGGGTCGAGCTCGAAAACGGCCACGAGATCCTCGGCCATACCGCCGGCAAGATGCGCAAGAACCGCATTCGCGTGCTGACCGGGGACGAGGTGCTGGTCGAACTGACGCCCTACGACCTGACCAAGGGGCGGATCACCTATCGCTTCATGCCCGGCCGCGGCGGTCCGGGCCCGCAATAA
- a CDS encoding TonB-dependent siderophore receptor, translating into MLTFSALAIVLAAPAMAQETAPVAQTDTDGGAPGAAQDDAAQDDTNVIVVTARRLRGEIETDVPPIAELDENDIKATGASSIADLVSTLAPASNSARGRGSGQPVFLINGVRVASFREFRSYPPEAIQKVQVLPEQVAQRYGYSPDQRVINFILKENFSSKEVELEYNQPDRGGNSRNEQELTYLRILENSRLNANLEHTGTSLLTESERDIVQEAGTPAGAGLYRSLVSASDDYEATLNWTKPFESNGASLSLNGTFERSDTRALAGYDAVRYLADGTLRALERDGRSDSYSAAATYTSPLGPFQFTGTVDSTLGNSRTFVDLPGGGRARADSDTFALVSKATAQGNVLLLPAGEVGLTLDAGFKYNGIDSTDTRTQTDTELDRSRLSASTTLVVPLTSRREGFADGLGDFSLNLQGGVDRLSDFGTLTEWSAGLNWNPTERLSLQATYIRNQEAPSLTQLGAPQITEFSQPYFDVTTGQTVLVDVLTGGNPNLLAETQNDWKFSVNWRLPTIAESRINVDYVRNRSSDVTASFPQLTPAIEAAFPGRITRAADGTLVAIDARPVTFAETRADRLSIGFFINGAIGSKPDQPEGEGGGRRGGGNPFGRGNDPRPRYFLSLSHNIELNNEILIAPGVPILDQLDGDATASLGLPRNTSQLEAGLFFQGYGVRVSGRYTGSAFVGGSTLPGSTDLFIDDLATVDLRLFANLGEITGKDEGFLKNLRVSLRADNLFDGQRVVRDSTGVIPLRYQPLRLDPNGRYLGIELRKVF; encoded by the coding sequence ATGCTCACTTTTTCCGCGCTCGCCATCGTTCTTGCCGCCCCCGCCATGGCGCAGGAAACCGCGCCGGTCGCCCAGACCGATACCGATGGCGGCGCACCGGGCGCGGCTCAGGACGATGCGGCCCAGGACGACACCAACGTCATCGTGGTCACCGCCCGGCGCCTGCGCGGCGAGATCGAGACCGATGTTCCGCCGATCGCGGAACTGGACGAAAACGACATCAAGGCGACGGGGGCCAGCTCGATCGCGGACCTCGTCAGCACGCTCGCCCCCGCCAGCAATTCGGCGCGCGGGCGCGGCAGCGGCCAGCCGGTGTTCCTGATCAACGGGGTGCGCGTGGCCAGTTTCCGCGAGTTCCGGTCCTACCCGCCCGAGGCGATCCAGAAGGTGCAGGTCCTGCCCGAACAGGTCGCCCAGCGTTACGGCTATTCGCCCGACCAGCGGGTCATCAATTTCATCCTGAAGGAGAATTTCTCCAGCAAGGAAGTCGAGCTGGAATACAACCAGCCCGATCGCGGCGGCAATTCCCGCAACGAACAAGAGCTGACCTATCTCAGGATTCTCGAAAACAGCCGGCTGAACGCCAATCTCGAACACACCGGCACCTCGCTGCTGACCGAAAGCGAGCGCGACATCGTGCAGGAGGCGGGCACGCCAGCGGGCGCCGGGCTCTATCGCAGCCTGGTCAGCGCCAGCGACGATTACGAGGCGACGCTCAACTGGACCAAGCCGTTCGAAAGCAACGGCGCGTCGCTCAGCCTCAACGGCACGTTCGAACGCAGCGACACGCGCGCGCTGGCGGGCTACGACGCGGTGCGATACCTGGCGGACGGTACGCTGAGGGCGCTGGAGCGCGACGGCCGCAGCGACAGCTATTCCGCCGCCGCGACCTATACCAGTCCGCTCGGCCCGTTCCAGTTCACCGGTACGGTCGATTCCACGCTCGGCAATTCGCGCACCTTCGTCGATCTGCCGGGCGGCGGCCGCGCGCGCGCCGACAGCGATACCTTCGCGCTGGTGAGCAAGGCGACCGCGCAGGGCAATGTTCTGCTGCTGCCCGCCGGCGAGGTCGGGCTGACGCTGGACGCTGGCTTCAAGTACAACGGGATCGACAGCACCGACACGCGTACCCAGACCGATACCGAGCTCGATCGCAGCCGTCTGAGCGCCAGCACCACGCTGGTCGTGCCGCTGACCAGCCGCCGCGAGGGGTTTGCCGACGGGCTGGGCGATTTCTCGCTCAACCTGCAGGGCGGGGTCGACCGCCTGTCGGATTTCGGCACGCTGACCGAATGGAGCGCGGGGCTGAACTGGAATCCGACCGAGCGACTGTCGTTGCAGGCGACCTATATCCGCAATCAGGAAGCGCCCAGCCTGACGCAGCTCGGCGCGCCGCAGATCACCGAGTTCAGCCAGCCCTATTTCGACGTTACCACCGGCCAGACGGTGCTGGTCGACGTGCTGACCGGCGGCAATCCCAACCTGCTGGCCGAAACGCAGAACGACTGGAAATTTTCGGTCAACTGGCGCCTGCCGACGATCGCCGAATCGCGCATCAACGTCGATTACGTGCGCAACCGGTCGAGCGATGTGACCGCATCCTTCCCCCAGCTTACGCCCGCGATCGAGGCGGCCTTCCCCGGGCGCATCACGCGCGCTGCCGACGGCACGCTGGTCGCGATCGATGCCCGGCCGGTGACGTTCGCGGAAACGCGCGCCGACCGGCTGAGCATCGGGTTTTTCATCAACGGCGCGATCGGCAGCAAGCCGGATCAGCCGGAGGGCGAGGGCGGCGGTCGCCGTGGCGGCGGCAATCCGTTCGGTCGGGGCAACGATCCGCGCCCGCGCTATTTTCTCAGCCTGTCGCACAACATAGAGCTGAACAACGAGATCCTGATCGCACCCGGCGTGCCGATCCTGGACCAGCTGGACGGCGATGCCACCGCTTCGCTGGGCCTGCCGCGCAACACCAGCCAGCTGGAAGCGGGGCTGTTCTTCCAGGGCTATGGCGTCCGCGTATCGGGACGGTACACCGGCAGCGCCTTCGTAGGCGGCAGCACGCTGCCGGGCAGCACCGATCTGTTCATCGACGATCTGGCGACGGTCGATCTGCGCCTGTTCGCCAATCTCGGCGAGATCACCGGCAAGGACGAGGGCTTCCTGAAGAACCTGCGCGTCAGCCTGCGCGCCGACAACCTGTTCGACGGGCAGCGCGTGGTGCGCGATTCGACCGGCGTGATCCCGCTGCGATACCAGCCGCTGCGGCTCGATCCGAACGGGCGCTATCTCGGGATAGAGCTGCGCAAGGTGTTCTGA